The DNA sequence CGCGTACAGCGTGTGGGCCACCGGACTGGCGGCCATCTTGTGCCCACCTTTCCTGGCACTAGTTGCACTGTTCGAGCCACGCTGGATGCTGTCCCAGGTTATCATCGTGGTCCCAACGGTGGCTCTGGCCGCCTGTTGCCTGCTTCTGGATGAATCGCCCAGCGAGCTCCTGGCCACCTGCGGGCTGCGCGATGCCGAGCGCGTGCTCCTGGCGGCAGCCAAGTGCAACGGCCAGGGTGAAGGCACGGCGAGGGCCACGTTCACCGCCCTCAAACAACAGATCAAGAGACGCCAGCAAGTGAGCGAGTCCACCATGGGCGATGTTCCCAAAGAAAGCGTTAGCTGTGGCACCGTGGTGCCGCAGGCTGGTTCACCCTGACCTTCGGCTACTACGCGATCGAGCTGCGGTCACTCGCGCCCAGGACAGCGTGGGTCCAGGCGGCGCACCTTCTGCTACAGTTGGGCTTCTATGTGCGTGCCGCCCAGACCGTGGTCGGGTGGAGCTGCCGCGGGACGCTCACCATGTTCCTCCATCTGCTTTGCCTGTGCACGCCCGTGCACGTGGTGGCGGTTTTCCAC is a window from the Dermacentor variabilis isolate Ectoservices chromosome 3, ASM5094787v1, whole genome shotgun sequence genome containing:
- the LOC142574838 gene encoding solute carrier family 22 member 16-like produces the protein MGSTEDSIVSNCDLVCGRRWLYQCSSLVYMIGAMPFAPLAGVLSDRWGRKPVIMATVSALLLATLYTAMADTLVLFLLARFFECAACRSSTLILFTLLYEVTGDERRAAYSVWATGLAAILCPPFLALVALFEPRWMLSQVIIVVPTVALAACCLLLDESPSELLATCGLRDAERVLLAAAKCNGQGEGTARATFTALKQQIKRRQQVSESTMGDVPKESVSCGTVVPQAGSP